In a single window of the Salvelinus namaycush isolate Seneca chromosome 6, SaNama_1.0, whole genome shotgun sequence genome:
- the LOC120049898 gene encoding neural Wiskott-Aldrich syndrome protein-like isoform X1, with product MSGHLPQRRPANSASKLLTPQENDCLFNYLGRKCTSLCSAVVQVYSADRNSAWTKKCCGVACLVKDNPARSYFIRVFDMKEGRNMLEQELYNNFSITFPKSYFFTFAGDSCQMGLNFANEEEAKLFRGAVEDLLGRRQRKSEKRRDPPGQNGPALPMATVDIKNPEISSVSRFHGHNSQLNMVSSSVNNNNKKEKKVKGKKGKKLTKADIGTPSNFQHVGHVGWDPNTGFDVNNLDPELKNLFDMCGISEAQLKDKETSKVIYDFIEKKGGVEAIKIELRRQAPPPPPSRGGPPPPPPHQTSGPPPPPPPVRGRGAPPPPPPSRAPTSAPPPPPPSRTGMGAPPPPPTRGLLPPPPLAPHAPPPPPPPSFTPAGIGSGAPPPPPPPPGPPPPPMLPEADGGGGGACKPSALLSQIREGAPLKKVEPVSTSTVRGGLLEQIRQGKQLKAVTDEPGSGGPATPSAGIVGALMEVMQKRSKAIHSSDDDDDDDEEEDFEDDDEWDD from the exons ATGAGTGGCCATCTGCCGCAACGGCGGCCCGCTAACAGTGCATCCAAACTGCTAACCCCACAAGAGAACGACTGTCTCTTCAATTACCTCGGCAGGAAATGCACC TCACTGTGTTCTGCGGTGGTGCAGGTATACTCAGCAGACAGGAACTCAGCCTGGACCAAGAAGTGCTGTGGTGTAGCCTGTCTGGTCAAAGACAACCCAGCACGATCCTACTTCATCAGGGTGTTCGACATGAAG GAGGGTAGAAACATGTTAGAGCAGGAGCTCTACAACAACTTCTCAATCACTTTTCCCAAATCGTACTTCTTCACATTCGCAGGAGAC TCGTGCCAGATGGGACTGAACTTCGCCAACGAGGAGGAGGCAAAGCTTTTCCGGGGCGCCGTCGAGGACCTGCTTGGGAGACGACAGAGAAAATCTG AAAAAAGACGTGACCCTCCAGGTCAAAATG GCCCTGCCCTGCCCATGGCCACGGTGGACATCAAGAATCCCGAGATCAGCAGCGTGTCACGGTTCCACGGCCACAACTCTCAGCTCAACATGGTGAGCAGCagcgtcaacaacaacaacaagaaggagaagaaggtgaAGGGAAAGAAGGGCAAGAAGCTGACCAAGGCAGACATCGGCACGCCCAGCAACTTCCA GCACGTTGGCCATGTCGGCTGGGACCCCAACACAGGCTTCGAT gtGAACAACCTAGACCCGGAGCTAAAGAACCTGTTTGACATGTGTGGCATCTCTGAGGCCCAGCTGAAGGACAAGGAGACCTCCAAGGTCATCTATGACTTCATCGAGAAGAAGGGAGGAGTGGAGGCAATCAAGATAGAGCTCCGcagacaag cccctccaccccctccttccAGAGGTggacccccaccccctcccccacacCAGACCTCCGGCCCCCCACCCCCGCCCCCACCGGTCAGGGGCAGGGGcgcacctccccctcctcccccctccagagCGCCCACCTcagcaccaccacctcctcccccctccagaACAGGCATGGGagctccacccccacccccaactAGAGGCCTTCTGCCCCCTCCTCCCCTGGCTCCCCATGCCCCacctcctcccccacctccctccttcaCCCCAGCAGGTATTGGTTCTGgagcaccccctcctcctcccccgccTCCCGGCCCTCCTCCCCCGCCCATGCTTCCGGAAGCTGATGGAGGGGGTGGAGGTGCTTGTAAGCCCTCAGCCCTGTTGAGCCAGATCAGGGAGGGGGCTCCGCTGAAGAAGGTGGAGCCCGTTTCTACCAGCACTGTCCGAGGCGGACTCCTCGAACAGATACGACAGGGCAAACAGCTAAAGGCT gtgacTGACGAACCAGGGTCAGGAGGACCCGCCACACCTTCAGCCGGCATCGTAGGAGCTCTGATGGAGGTGATGCAGAAGAGGAGCAAAGCCATCCACtcctcag atgatgatgacgatgatgacgaGGAAGAGGACTTTGAGGATGATGATGAGTGGGATGACTAG
- the LOC120049898 gene encoding neural Wiskott-Aldrich syndrome protein-like isoform X2: MSGHLPQRRPANSASKLLTPQENDCLFNYLGRKCTSLCSAVVQVYSADRNSAWTKKCCGVACLVKDNPARSYFIRVFDMKEGRNMLEQELYNNFSITFPKSYFFTFAGDSCQMGLNFANEEEAKLFRGAVEDLLGRRQRKSGPALPMATVDIKNPEISSVSRFHGHNSQLNMVSSSVNNNNKKEKKVKGKKGKKLTKADIGTPSNFQHVGHVGWDPNTGFDVNNLDPELKNLFDMCGISEAQLKDKETSKVIYDFIEKKGGVEAIKIELRRQAPPPPPSRGGPPPPPPHQTSGPPPPPPPVRGRGAPPPPPPSRAPTSAPPPPPPSRTGMGAPPPPPTRGLLPPPPLAPHAPPPPPPPSFTPAGIGSGAPPPPPPPPGPPPPPMLPEADGGGGGACKPSALLSQIREGAPLKKVEPVSTSTVRGGLLEQIRQGKQLKAVTDEPGSGGPATPSAGIVGALMEVMQKRSKAIHSSDDDDDDDEEEDFEDDDEWDD, from the exons ATGAGTGGCCATCTGCCGCAACGGCGGCCCGCTAACAGTGCATCCAAACTGCTAACCCCACAAGAGAACGACTGTCTCTTCAATTACCTCGGCAGGAAATGCACC TCACTGTGTTCTGCGGTGGTGCAGGTATACTCAGCAGACAGGAACTCAGCCTGGACCAAGAAGTGCTGTGGTGTAGCCTGTCTGGTCAAAGACAACCCAGCACGATCCTACTTCATCAGGGTGTTCGACATGAAG GAGGGTAGAAACATGTTAGAGCAGGAGCTCTACAACAACTTCTCAATCACTTTTCCCAAATCGTACTTCTTCACATTCGCAGGAGAC TCGTGCCAGATGGGACTGAACTTCGCCAACGAGGAGGAGGCAAAGCTTTTCCGGGGCGCCGTCGAGGACCTGCTTGGGAGACGACAGAGAAAATCTG GCCCTGCCCTGCCCATGGCCACGGTGGACATCAAGAATCCCGAGATCAGCAGCGTGTCACGGTTCCACGGCCACAACTCTCAGCTCAACATGGTGAGCAGCagcgtcaacaacaacaacaagaaggagaagaaggtgaAGGGAAAGAAGGGCAAGAAGCTGACCAAGGCAGACATCGGCACGCCCAGCAACTTCCA GCACGTTGGCCATGTCGGCTGGGACCCCAACACAGGCTTCGAT gtGAACAACCTAGACCCGGAGCTAAAGAACCTGTTTGACATGTGTGGCATCTCTGAGGCCCAGCTGAAGGACAAGGAGACCTCCAAGGTCATCTATGACTTCATCGAGAAGAAGGGAGGAGTGGAGGCAATCAAGATAGAGCTCCGcagacaag cccctccaccccctccttccAGAGGTggacccccaccccctcccccacacCAGACCTCCGGCCCCCCACCCCCGCCCCCACCGGTCAGGGGCAGGGGcgcacctccccctcctcccccctccagagCGCCCACCTcagcaccaccacctcctcccccctccagaACAGGCATGGGagctccacccccacccccaactAGAGGCCTTCTGCCCCCTCCTCCCCTGGCTCCCCATGCCCCacctcctcccccacctccctccttcaCCCCAGCAGGTATTGGTTCTGgagcaccccctcctcctcccccgccTCCCGGCCCTCCTCCCCCGCCCATGCTTCCGGAAGCTGATGGAGGGGGTGGAGGTGCTTGTAAGCCCTCAGCCCTGTTGAGCCAGATCAGGGAGGGGGCTCCGCTGAAGAAGGTGGAGCCCGTTTCTACCAGCACTGTCCGAGGCGGACTCCTCGAACAGATACGACAGGGCAAACAGCTAAAGGCT gtgacTGACGAACCAGGGTCAGGAGGACCCGCCACACCTTCAGCCGGCATCGTAGGAGCTCTGATGGAGGTGATGCAGAAGAGGAGCAAAGCCATCCACtcctcag atgatgatgacgatgatgacgaGGAAGAGGACTTTGAGGATGATGATGAGTGGGATGACTAG